The Mycobacterium paragordonae genome includes a region encoding these proteins:
- a CDS encoding CaiB/BaiF CoA transferase family protein: MSGPLTGLHVVEIATGISGPYAAKLFVDLGAEVIKIEPPEGDPLRRWGPFPGGAAGEQGGLFEYLNAGKRGATLDLTAPDGQEAARELLAGAHVLIENLAPGMLRASGLTASNLLQVSISPFGQTGPWRDRAATPLTMQAVSGWISARDPQRPPVQAGARISEYVAGAYAALGALTALRLDDSGRVVDVSEFESLLSTLPYPMLMSERMRSLGLPPNVRSAPMLGVVRAADGWVGINCLTGQHWLDVCAMLGLPEYGEHQIAIMLGGPERAEFFAAAEPLLVERTVADTVELCQAMRIPAAPVNDGATVLDCPQYAKRGFFIESGGFRRPGAPFRMSKTPAAQPRPAPRPGDRDRWSGRAESWSPATGSMPFAGLRVLDLSTFWAGAYLTCYLGAFGADIVKVESIQRPDGHRYSGAYPFEGEDWYERSALWQATNLNKKDLTLDLTSERGRDIARRLAADADVVVENFSPRVVEQFGLDYESLLAIKPDVIAVRMPGFGLEGPWRDYVGWALNIEQTSGMTAATGYPDGPPCNLQGPADPVVGVHAAVALLAALEHRRRTGEGQLIEIAQIEVAACVTAEPVIEYSMNGIVRPRSGNRMSGYLQGVYPTVDEDVWVALSLPDEGTLDHDTFDELVAGWTRTQSATAVVEGLRVQGIPAEQLATGDRMYDFAQLDARRFYEEFTHPVTGPRRYPGWPFRITPGPARHHRSGAPTLGRHNDEILRSLGLSDDDLAALRERRVIGERVLGG; encoded by the coding sequence GTGAGTGGACCCCTCACGGGGCTCCACGTCGTCGAGATCGCCACCGGAATCTCCGGGCCTTACGCCGCAAAGCTTTTCGTCGACCTCGGTGCCGAGGTCATCAAAATCGAACCGCCAGAGGGTGATCCGCTGCGTCGCTGGGGACCGTTCCCGGGCGGCGCGGCGGGCGAACAAGGCGGCCTGTTCGAGTACCTCAACGCCGGCAAACGCGGCGCGACACTGGATCTGACAGCACCGGACGGACAGGAGGCCGCCCGCGAGCTGCTCGCCGGCGCGCATGTGCTGATCGAGAACCTGGCGCCCGGCATGCTGCGGGCATCCGGACTGACGGCGTCAAACCTGCTGCAGGTCAGCATTTCTCCGTTCGGGCAGACCGGGCCGTGGCGGGACCGGGCGGCCACCCCGCTGACCATGCAGGCGGTGTCCGGCTGGATCAGTGCGCGCGACCCGCAGCGCCCGCCGGTACAGGCCGGCGCCCGGATATCGGAGTACGTCGCGGGCGCCTACGCCGCGCTGGGCGCGTTGACGGCCTTACGGCTCGACGACTCGGGCCGCGTGGTCGACGTGTCCGAGTTCGAGTCGCTGTTGTCGACGCTGCCGTACCCGATGCTGATGTCCGAGCGGATGCGCAGTCTGGGGCTACCGCCGAATGTCCGGTCCGCACCGATGCTGGGCGTGGTGCGGGCTGCCGACGGGTGGGTGGGAATCAACTGCCTGACCGGGCAGCACTGGCTCGATGTGTGCGCGATGCTCGGGTTGCCCGAGTACGGCGAGCACCAGATCGCGATCATGCTCGGCGGTCCCGAACGCGCCGAGTTTTTCGCCGCGGCCGAGCCGCTGCTGGTGGAGCGCACCGTCGCCGACACCGTCGAGCTGTGTCAGGCGATGCGTATCCCGGCCGCACCGGTCAACGACGGCGCCACCGTGCTGGACTGCCCGCAGTACGCCAAGCGCGGCTTCTTCATCGAGAGTGGCGGTTTCCGGCGTCCCGGCGCGCCGTTCCGGATGTCGAAAACCCCTGCCGCACAACCACGGCCGGCGCCGCGGCCCGGAGACCGGGACCGGTGGTCCGGCCGTGCCGAATCCTGGTCACCGGCAACGGGTTCGATGCCGTTTGCCGGACTGCGGGTGCTGGATCTGAGCACCTTCTGGGCCGGCGCCTACCTGACCTGCTACCTGGGTGCCTTCGGCGCCGACATCGTCAAGGTCGAGTCGATCCAGCGCCCCGACGGGCACCGGTACTCGGGCGCCTATCCCTTCGAAGGCGAGGACTGGTACGAGCGCAGCGCCCTGTGGCAGGCGACCAACCTCAACAAGAAAGACCTCACCCTGGACCTCACCTCTGAGCGCGGACGCGACATCGCGCGCCGGTTGGCCGCGGACGCCGACGTCGTCGTGGAGAACTTCTCCCCGCGCGTGGTGGAACAGTTCGGTCTGGACTACGAGTCGCTGCTCGCGATCAAGCCGGACGTGATCGCGGTGCGGATGCCCGGCTTCGGGCTGGAAGGGCCCTGGCGCGACTACGTCGGGTGGGCGCTCAACATCGAACAGACCTCCGGGATGACCGCTGCCACGGGCTATCCCGACGGTCCGCCGTGCAACCTGCAGGGGCCGGCCGATCCCGTCGTCGGTGTGCACGCCGCGGTAGCGCTGCTGGCCGCTCTCGAGCACCGCCGGCGCACCGGCGAGGGCCAGCTGATCGAGATCGCCCAGATCGAGGTCGCCGCCTGCGTCACCGCCGAACCCGTCATCGAGTATTCGATGAACGGCATCGTCCGGCCTCGTTCGGGTAACCGGATGAGCGGCTACCTGCAGGGCGTGTACCCGACGGTCGACGAGGACGTGTGGGTCGCGCTGTCGCTGCCCGATGAGGGCACGCTCGACCACGACACGTTCGACGAGCTCGTCGCCGGCTGGACCCGCACCCAGAGCGCCACTGCCGTCGTCGAAGGGCTTCGGGTGCAAGGCATCCCGGCCGAGCAGCTGGCCACCGGCGACCGGATGTACGACTTCGCCCAACTCGACGCCCGGCGGTTCTACGAAGAGTTCACCCACCCGGTCACCGGGCCGCGGCGATATCCCGGCTGGCCGTTCCGCATCACTCCCGGCCCGGCGCGGCACCACCGCAGCGGGGCGCCGACGTTGGGCCGGCACAACGACGAGATCCTGCGCAGCCTGGGCCTGTCCGACGACGACCTGGCCGCCCTGCGGGAGCGACGGGTGATCGGCGAGCGGGTGCTCGGCGGCTGA
- a CDS encoding aldehyde dehydrogenase family protein has product MAELPPTGLIDTYQLYIDGRWVEPEDGRYDDISPSTEQVIATAPDASVGQVSDAVDAARRAFDDGPWATMNAEQRGNCLSQLGDALLKYADDFFALSQVEWGCTANERMMQIDGAAFMSMHAAQLATQLADETVTGIGAGKTVLRRVPLGVVSVLTPWNFPHLLNVMKLNHALTAGNTVVLKPSPLTPLAGLALARIIDEHTDFPPGVINVVTPSGIEAAQLLTTDPRIDMVSFTGSTVVGRQVMSAAGDSMKRLLLELGGKSACIVLDDAEITDDMLQQMLFDCCSMHSGQACILQSRLLVPDSLHDDVVERLVALARAVQVGDPTDLDVQMGPLISDAQRGRVEAHVAAALRDGATLATGGGRPAGLDTGFYFEPTILTGVQPDSVIAQEEVFGPVLSVLRYRDDDDAVAIANNSSYGLSGSVWGGDVDRAVGVARRIRTGQVAVNGCGPGAAPFGGFKLSGLGREGGGLGGVYQYMEQMAIGVPA; this is encoded by the coding sequence ATGGCCGAACTACCGCCCACCGGACTGATCGACACCTATCAGCTCTACATCGACGGCCGTTGGGTGGAACCCGAAGACGGCCGCTACGACGACATCTCGCCGTCCACGGAACAGGTCATCGCCACCGCGCCGGACGCGAGCGTCGGGCAGGTCAGTGACGCGGTCGACGCCGCGCGCCGGGCATTCGACGACGGCCCGTGGGCCACCATGAACGCGGAGCAGCGCGGGAACTGCCTCAGCCAGCTCGGCGACGCGCTGCTGAAATATGCCGACGACTTCTTCGCGCTGTCCCAGGTGGAATGGGGCTGCACCGCCAACGAACGCATGATGCAGATCGACGGTGCCGCGTTCATGTCCATGCACGCCGCCCAGCTCGCCACCCAATTGGCCGATGAGACGGTCACCGGGATCGGCGCCGGAAAGACGGTCCTGCGCCGCGTGCCACTCGGCGTCGTATCGGTCCTGACGCCATGGAACTTCCCGCACCTGCTCAACGTCATGAAGCTCAACCACGCGCTGACCGCGGGCAACACCGTCGTCCTCAAGCCGTCACCACTCACACCGCTGGCCGGCCTGGCCCTCGCGCGAATCATCGACGAACACACCGACTTTCCACCCGGAGTGATCAATGTCGTCACCCCCTCGGGAATCGAGGCGGCCCAACTTCTCACCACCGATCCGCGGATAGACATGGTCAGCTTCACCGGCAGCACCGTCGTGGGCCGCCAGGTCATGTCCGCAGCCGGGGACTCGATGAAGCGGCTGCTACTGGAACTCGGTGGCAAGTCCGCGTGCATCGTTCTCGACGACGCCGAGATCACCGACGACATGCTGCAGCAGATGCTGTTCGACTGTTGCTCAATGCATTCCGGGCAGGCCTGCATCCTGCAGAGCAGGCTGTTGGTGCCCGATTCGCTGCACGACGACGTCGTCGAACGGCTGGTCGCGTTGGCCCGGGCCGTGCAGGTCGGGGACCCCACCGACCTCGACGTGCAGATGGGCCCATTGATCAGCGACGCACAGCGGGGCCGAGTGGAGGCACACGTCGCAGCGGCCCTGCGGGATGGCGCCACGCTGGCCACCGGCGGCGGCCGGCCGGCCGGACTGGACACCGGCTTCTACTTCGAGCCGACCATCCTCACCGGCGTCCAGCCGGACTCCGTGATCGCCCAGGAAGAAGTGTTCGGCCCCGTCCTGAGCGTGCTGCGCTACCGCGACGACGACGACGCGGTCGCCATCGCCAACAACTCGAGTTACGGCCTGTCCGGGTCGGTGTGGGGTGGTGACGTGGATCGCGCGGTCGGTGTCGCCCGCCGCATCCGGACCGGGCAGGTCGCGGTCAACGGGTGCGGGCCCGGTGCCGCGCCGTTCGGCGGCTTCAAGCTCAGTGGTCTGGGCCGGGAGGGCGGCGGCCTCGGCGGGGTGTATCAGTACATGGAGCAGATGGCGATCGGGGTTCCCGCGTGA
- a CDS encoding cytochrome P450 encodes MLTDAPLHSPDFYAGDPYPAYRELRATSPVHWNDVTKFWALLKYEDIRYVSSNPALFTSTKGISIPDPNVPNPVQEGNLIFTDPPRHRQMRKLINSGFTRRRVAVLEPKIREIVRGILDQVEPGSVHEFAEELAAPLPTRMIAELIGAPAEDWEQFRAWSDAATGTADPEIELDAFVAIGQLFEYFQKLIAVRRVEPRDDLLSVLAEAEIDEHRLTDEDLLNFSFLLLVAGNETTRNLIALGTLALIGHPDQCRLLIEDPTLIPGAVEEMLRWTSPVVSMSRVATADTEIRGQAIREGEVVTMLYGSANRDEDVFGADSEDFKVTRHPNPHIAFGCGEHSCIGAQLARLEATVFFQELLTRFPRLELVGDVDRMKATMVPGVKRMPVRLGV; translated from the coding sequence GTGCTCACCGATGCTCCGCTGCACTCCCCCGATTTCTATGCCGGTGACCCTTATCCGGCGTACCGGGAGCTGCGCGCGACCTCGCCCGTGCACTGGAACGACGTCACCAAGTTCTGGGCCCTGCTGAAGTATGAGGACATCCGTTACGTCTCGAGCAACCCGGCGTTGTTCACCTCGACCAAGGGCATCTCGATACCGGATCCGAACGTGCCGAATCCGGTGCAGGAGGGCAACCTCATCTTCACGGACCCGCCGCGACACCGGCAGATGCGCAAGCTGATCAACTCGGGATTCACCCGGCGGCGCGTCGCGGTACTCGAACCGAAGATCCGCGAAATTGTGCGCGGCATCCTGGATCAGGTGGAACCCGGCTCCGTGCACGAGTTCGCCGAAGAGCTCGCGGCCCCGCTGCCCACCCGGATGATCGCCGAGCTGATCGGCGCCCCGGCAGAGGACTGGGAGCAATTCCGCGCCTGGTCGGATGCCGCCACCGGCACGGCTGATCCCGAGATCGAACTTGACGCCTTCGTGGCCATCGGTCAGCTGTTCGAATACTTTCAGAAGCTCATCGCCGTACGCCGGGTCGAACCGCGCGATGACCTGCTGTCGGTACTGGCCGAAGCCGAGATCGACGAACACCGACTCACCGACGAAGACCTGCTGAATTTCTCGTTCCTGCTCCTCGTCGCCGGAAACGAAACCACCCGCAACCTGATCGCCCTGGGCACCCTCGCGTTGATCGGGCACCCCGACCAATGCCGATTGCTGATCGAGGATCCGACGCTGATTCCCGGCGCGGTGGAGGAGATGCTGCGCTGGACCAGCCCGGTGGTCAGCATGTCGCGGGTGGCGACCGCCGATACCGAGATTCGCGGCCAGGCGATCCGCGAGGGCGAGGTGGTCACCATGCTCTACGGGTCGGCCAACCGCGACGAAGACGTCTTCGGCGCCGACTCCGAGGACTTCAAGGTGACGCGTCACCCCAACCCGCACATCGCGTTCGGGTGCGGCGAACACTCCTGCATCGGAGCGCAATTGGCGCGGCTGGAAGCGACGGTGTTCTTCCAGGAGTTGCTGACCCGGTTTCCCCGGCTCGAACTGGTCGGCGACGTCGACCGGATGAAGGCCACCATGGTGCCCGGGGTCAAGCGGATGCCCGTTCGGCTGGGGGTTTGA
- a CDS encoding acyl-CoA dehydrogenase family protein, with protein sequence MHLEYTPEQEQLRAEMRATLERVMTPERLAAIGDNIEGGPAVRDTVRALAQADLLGVGWPKEYGGRGFSAIEQFIFSEEARRVGAPIPLVTLNTVGPTLMQQGTEEQKQRFLPAILDGSVEFAIGYSEPGAGSDLASIRTTAVRDGDEYVINGQKMFTSGAAYADYIWLAVRTDPNVKKHKGISILIVPTSSPGFSWQPLHTMPGISTFYTFYDNVRVPVSALVGEENQGWQLITTQLNFERAALGNLGALEPLFEKTLRWATDTELDGARVIDQPWVQQALARVEAQVAAYKLVNLRVNAAMTKGVLNMGEASAAKVFGTELTQQVARQLLEVLDGNGIRRGAQAPLRGALESAYRQAVINTFGGGANEIQRDIIAMAGLGMPRAPRDLRATEKSGGTQ encoded by the coding sequence GTGCACCTCGAGTACACCCCCGAACAGGAGCAGTTGCGCGCGGAGATGCGCGCCACTCTGGAACGGGTGATGACGCCCGAACGCCTGGCGGCCATCGGCGACAACATCGAGGGCGGTCCCGCGGTGCGCGACACCGTCCGCGCGCTGGCGCAGGCCGATCTGCTCGGGGTCGGGTGGCCCAAAGAATATGGCGGACGCGGCTTTTCGGCGATCGAGCAATTCATCTTCTCCGAAGAGGCCCGCCGGGTGGGCGCGCCGATCCCGCTGGTGACGCTCAACACGGTGGGCCCGACGCTGATGCAGCAAGGTACCGAGGAACAGAAACAACGGTTCCTGCCGGCCATCCTGGACGGCAGCGTCGAGTTCGCCATCGGCTATTCCGAACCGGGAGCCGGCAGCGATCTCGCGTCGATCCGCACCACCGCCGTCCGCGACGGTGACGAGTACGTGATCAACGGCCAGAAGATGTTCACCAGCGGCGCCGCCTATGCCGACTACATCTGGCTCGCGGTCCGCACCGACCCGAATGTCAAGAAGCATAAAGGCATTTCGATCCTCATCGTGCCCACTTCGTCGCCGGGATTCTCCTGGCAACCCTTGCACACCATGCCCGGCATCTCCACCTTCTACACGTTCTACGACAACGTCCGGGTCCCGGTCAGCGCCCTCGTCGGCGAAGAGAACCAAGGGTGGCAGCTGATCACCACCCAGCTCAACTTCGAACGCGCCGCGCTGGGCAACCTCGGCGCGCTGGAGCCGCTGTTCGAAAAGACCCTGCGGTGGGCCACCGACACCGAACTCGACGGAGCCAGGGTGATCGACCAGCCCTGGGTGCAACAGGCATTGGCCCGGGTCGAAGCCCAGGTCGCCGCCTACAAACTGGTCAACCTGCGGGTGAACGCGGCCATGACCAAGGGTGTGCTGAATATGGGGGAGGCATCGGCGGCCAAAGTGTTCGGCACCGAGCTCACCCAGCAGGTCGCGCGGCAACTGCTGGAAGTGTTGGACGGCAACGGCATTCGTCGCGGCGCCCAGGCACCGCTGCGGGGTGCGCTGGAATCCGCGTACCGGCAGGCGGTCATCAACACGTTCGGTGGCGGCGCCAATGAAATTCAGCGTGACATCATCGCCATGGCCGGCCTGGGTATGCCGCGGGCCCCGCGTGATCTTCGAGCAACCGAGAAGTCAGGAGGAACTCAGTGA
- a CDS encoding FAS1-like dehydratase domain-containing protein, with amino-acid sequence MTDAELQAKVRALVGQPTGGTGKPQLAPDPVNQPMIRHWAYALADFNPVYLDPDFAATSRFGGIVSPPVMLQTWIMPSPKLEGIGDRGGAPMEIKSNPTAFLDEAGYTSTVATNSEFEIERYPRLGDVISSTAVYESVSDEKTTALGTGFFLTWLTTYTDQHGEVLGRQRFRVLRFKPAN; translated from the coding sequence GTGACAGACGCTGAGCTACAAGCCAAGGTGCGGGCCCTGGTCGGCCAGCCCACTGGCGGCACCGGTAAGCCTCAGCTGGCGCCCGATCCGGTCAATCAGCCGATGATCCGGCACTGGGCGTATGCGCTCGCTGACTTCAATCCGGTCTACCTCGACCCGGATTTCGCGGCGACGTCGCGGTTCGGTGGCATCGTGTCGCCGCCGGTCATGCTGCAGACCTGGATCATGCCTTCCCCGAAGCTGGAGGGGATCGGGGATCGTGGCGGCGCCCCGATGGAGATCAAGTCCAATCCAACGGCTTTCCTGGACGAGGCCGGTTACACCAGCACGGTGGCCACCAACTCCGAATTCGAGATCGAACGTTATCCGCGGTTGGGCGACGTGATCAGTTCTACGGCGGTGTACGAGTCGGTCTCCGACGAGAAGACGACGGCGCTGGGCACCGGCTTCTTCCTCACCTGGCTGACCACCTACACCGACCAGCACGGTGAAGTGCTGGGACGGCAGCGCTTCCGGGTCCTCCGATTCAAGCCGGCCAACTGA
- a CDS encoding Zn-ribbon domain-containing OB-fold protein, which translates to MATRLPPTISADTEFFWNGLRDNKLLIQRCKGCGTLRHPPRPMCPHCRSLEWEAVESSGRGIVYSYVMPHEPKFPFFEYPYVVALVELEEGIRVVSNLTDIDPADVTVGMPVEVYFQSFDAAGEDLVLHQFRPSG; encoded by the coding sequence ATGGCCACCCGTCTGCCGCCGACGATCAGCGCGGACACCGAGTTCTTCTGGAACGGGTTGCGGGACAACAAGTTGCTGATCCAGCGCTGCAAAGGCTGCGGCACCCTGCGCCACCCGCCGCGGCCGATGTGTCCGCACTGCCGCTCGCTGGAATGGGAGGCGGTCGAGTCGTCCGGCCGCGGCATCGTCTACAGCTATGTGATGCCGCACGAGCCCAAATTCCCGTTCTTCGAGTACCCCTACGTGGTCGCGCTGGTGGAACTCGAGGAGGGCATCCGGGTGGTGTCCAACCTGACCGACATCGATCCCGCCGACGTCACCGTCGGCATGCCCGTCGAGGTCTACTTCCAGAGTTTCGACGCGGCGGGCGAAGACCTGGTGCTGCACCAGTTCCGGCCGAGCGGCTAG
- a CDS encoding acyl-CoA dehydrogenase family protein: MDFTFTEEQETIAKLARELFERRATPDRLAELETGVRYDEALWKELAAVDLLGTALPESVGGNGGGFVELGVLLAEVGWGVAAVPAYATLALGADPIARLGNPEQQHRYLPGVVTGDLILTAGLAEPGRSDPRSPATTARRDGTNWRLDGAKELVPAAQLADILLIPATTEDGEAAIFLLAAEADGVDIRPVPTTSREPHADVFLAGAAVSGQDRLDGDIGSLYTRALVALCAIQLGVVDRALHIAAGYTSEREQFGRPIGSFQAVQQRMADAFIDVEAIRWTTWHAAWLLANGRPADRAARIAKFWAAEAGARVAATAQHVHGGIGIDTTYPLHRYFLWAKHNELTLGPASQQLAHLGATYGATYSEGPA; encoded by the coding sequence ATGGACTTCACCTTCACCGAAGAACAGGAAACGATCGCCAAGCTCGCCCGCGAGTTGTTCGAGCGTCGCGCCACCCCGGACCGGTTGGCCGAACTGGAAACCGGCGTCCGCTACGACGAGGCGCTTTGGAAGGAGCTGGCCGCCGTCGACCTGCTCGGCACCGCGCTGCCGGAATCTGTGGGCGGCAACGGCGGCGGCTTCGTGGAACTCGGGGTGCTGCTGGCCGAGGTCGGGTGGGGCGTGGCGGCGGTGCCGGCCTATGCGACCCTGGCGCTCGGTGCTGATCCCATTGCGCGGCTTGGCAATCCGGAGCAGCAGCACAGGTACCTCCCCGGCGTGGTGACCGGAGACCTTATCCTCACCGCGGGGCTGGCCGAACCAGGCCGCTCCGATCCGCGGTCTCCCGCCACCACCGCGCGGCGCGATGGCACGAATTGGCGCCTGGACGGCGCGAAGGAACTGGTGCCCGCCGCACAACTGGCCGACATCCTGCTGATTCCGGCCACGACAGAGGACGGCGAGGCAGCGATCTTCCTACTGGCGGCCGAGGCCGACGGTGTCGACATACGTCCGGTGCCGACCACCAGCCGCGAGCCACACGCCGACGTATTCCTGGCCGGCGCAGCGGTTTCCGGGCAGGACCGGCTCGATGGTGACATCGGGTCGCTCTACACCCGCGCCCTGGTCGCCCTGTGCGCCATTCAGCTCGGCGTCGTCGACCGGGCCCTGCACATCGCCGCCGGCTATACCAGCGAACGTGAGCAGTTCGGCCGGCCGATCGGCAGTTTTCAGGCCGTGCAGCAACGGATGGCCGACGCCTTCATCGATGTCGAGGCGATCCGGTGGACCACCTGGCATGCGGCGTGGCTCCTCGCCAACGGGCGTCCGGCCGACCGTGCGGCCCGGATCGCCAAATTCTGGGCGGCCGAAGCAGGCGCCCGGGTGGCCGCCACCGCCCAGCATGTGCACGGCGGCATCGGGATCGACACCACGTATCCCCTGCACCGCTATTTCCTGTGGGCCAAACACAACGAGCTCACCCTCGGCCCGGCGTCCCAGCAGCTTGCCCACCTGGGCGCGACGTATGGCGCGACGTATTCGGAAGGACCCGCATGA
- a CDS encoding MaoC family dehydratase — protein MTTTDSRTSTLRWQDISEGDEVTPMEIPITTTMIVAGAIASRDFMPVHHDRDYANKQGSPNLFMNILTSNGYCVRFLTDWAGPEAMVKKLSIRLGVPCFPDDALRFTGTVTGKTEGADGENFVEVTFQAANSLGNHVSGTAVVSLLDGAA, from the coding sequence ATGACCACCACCGACAGCCGCACCAGCACTCTGAGATGGCAGGACATTTCCGAGGGCGACGAAGTCACCCCGATGGAAATCCCCATCACCACAACGATGATCGTCGCCGGCGCGATCGCCTCCCGGGACTTCATGCCCGTGCATCACGACCGCGACTACGCCAATAAGCAGGGGTCGCCGAACCTGTTCATGAACATCCTGACCAGCAACGGCTACTGCGTGCGGTTCCTCACCGACTGGGCCGGACCCGAGGCGATGGTCAAGAAGTTGTCGATTCGCCTTGGCGTGCCGTGCTTTCCGGATGACGCGCTGCGCTTCACCGGGACGGTGACCGGGAAAACCGAAGGGGCGGATGGCGAGAACTTCGTCGAAGTGACGTTCCAGGCCGCCAACAGCCTGGGCAACCACGTCTCCGGAACCGCGGTGGTCAGCCTGCTCGACGGGGCCGCCTGA
- a CDS encoding lipid-transfer protein: MSSTLPGAAAIVGIGQTEFSKESGRSEMQLACEAVSAALDDAGLAPSDVDGMVTFTMDSSDEIDIARNVGIGDLSFFSRVHHGGGAAAGTVVHAAMAVATGVADVVVCWRAFNERSGFRFGGSGRTDLGTPLFMAHYAPFGLLTPAAWVAMHAQRYMSTYGVTNEDFGRIAVVDRAHAARNPDAWFYERPITLEDHQNSRWIIEPVLRLLDCCQESDGGVAMVITSAERAKDLRQPPAVITAAAQGAAANGEMMTSYYRNDITGLPEMGVVAERLWRDSGLKPADIQTAFIYDHFTPFVFTQLEELGFCGRGEAKDFATIERLSLGGEFPINTNGGLLGEAYIHGMNGITEGVRQIRGTSYNQVQNVEHVLVTSGTGVPTSGLILAGAD; this comes from the coding sequence ATGAGCAGTACTTTGCCGGGCGCGGCCGCCATCGTAGGAATCGGCCAGACCGAGTTCTCCAAGGAATCCGGGCGCAGCGAAATGCAATTGGCGTGCGAAGCGGTCAGCGCCGCGCTCGACGACGCCGGGCTGGCACCCAGCGATGTCGACGGCATGGTCACCTTCACCATGGACTCGAGCGACGAGATCGACATCGCCCGCAACGTCGGCATCGGCGACCTCAGCTTCTTCAGCCGCGTCCACCACGGCGGCGGCGCGGCGGCGGGCACCGTCGTCCATGCCGCGATGGCCGTCGCCACCGGCGTCGCCGACGTGGTGGTGTGCTGGCGTGCCTTCAACGAGCGCTCGGGTTTCCGCTTCGGCGGCAGCGGACGCACCGACCTCGGGACTCCGTTGTTCATGGCGCATTACGCGCCGTTCGGATTGCTCACCCCGGCGGCGTGGGTGGCGATGCACGCACAGCGGTACATGTCTACCTACGGGGTCACCAACGAGGACTTCGGCCGCATCGCTGTAGTCGACCGGGCGCACGCCGCCCGCAACCCCGACGCGTGGTTCTATGAACGCCCGATCACCCTTGAGGACCACCAGAATTCGCGCTGGATCATCGAACCGGTGCTGCGCCTGCTGGACTGCTGCCAGGAGAGCGACGGCGGCGTCGCGATGGTGATCACCAGTGCCGAACGCGCAAAGGACCTGCGCCAGCCACCGGCCGTCATCACCGCTGCGGCGCAGGGCGCCGCCGCCAACGGCGAGATGATGACGAGTTACTACCGGAACGACATCACCGGACTCCCCGAGATGGGCGTCGTCGCCGAGCGGCTATGGCGCGATTCGGGTCTCAAACCGGCCGACATCCAAACCGCCTTCATCTACGACCATTTCACCCCGTTCGTGTTCACCCAACTGGAAGAACTCGGCTTCTGCGGCCGCGGCGAGGCCAAGGATTTCGCCACCATCGAAAGGCTCTCACTGGGTGGGGAATTCCCGATCAACACCAACGGCGGACTGCTCGGCGAGGCGTACATCCACGGCATGAACGGCATCACCGAAGGCGTTCGGCAGATCCGCGGCACCTCCTACAACCAGGTGCAGAATGTCGAACACGTGCTCGTCACCTCAGGTACCGGGGTGCCCACCAGCGGCCTGATCCTCGCCGGCGCCGACTAG
- a CDS encoding TetR/AcrR family transcriptional regulator, whose amino-acid sequence MTQASTSAPGTDTREVILDAAYACFRKQGLLKTTIVDIAREANISRSTIYEYFRDKGAILEACAEHASEQFYREMSRAMARGGSLEEKLSNAAVFVTQARRAIASEEYFDEDAISLLLTKDAAVLLRECIDFFAPYFSAAKLTGEVRKDLDVESAGEWFARILFSLFSTASPIRDMDDPGVVAEFVSAFAVRGFAGDRPVRGSLRAR is encoded by the coding sequence ATGACCCAGGCGAGCACTTCGGCTCCGGGGACCGATACCCGGGAGGTCATTCTCGACGCCGCATACGCCTGTTTCCGCAAGCAAGGGTTGCTCAAGACGACGATCGTGGACATCGCCAGGGAGGCCAATATCTCCCGCAGCACGATCTACGAGTATTTCCGGGACAAGGGCGCCATCCTGGAAGCCTGCGCCGAGCACGCCTCGGAGCAGTTCTACCGGGAGATGTCGCGGGCGATGGCCCGCGGCGGATCGTTGGAGGAAAAGCTCTCCAACGCAGCGGTGTTCGTCACCCAGGCCCGGCGCGCCATCGCCTCCGAGGAGTACTTCGACGAAGACGCGATCAGCCTGCTGCTGACCAAGGACGCGGCCGTGCTACTGCGCGAATGCATCGACTTCTTCGCGCCGTACTTCTCGGCCGCCAAGCTCACCGGGGAAGTGCGCAAGGATCTCGACGTCGAGTCGGCCGGTGAATGGTTCGCGCGAATTCTGTTCTCGCTGTTCAGCACCGCGTCGCCGATACGTGACATGGACGATCCCGGCGTGGTCGCTGAATTCGTCAGCGCGTTCGCGGTGCGCGGCTTCGCCGGTGACCGGCCGGTGCGCGGGTCGCTGCGAGCCCGCTGA